From one Paenibacillus sp. FSL K6-1330 genomic stretch:
- a CDS encoding SdpI family protein, giving the protein MLESLAIGIVFILYGLVLFLLPPKSSKSIYAYKTTSSLKNERNFKVANAYVSLLLMIFGVILLLIARLTGHFMTTGIATVIVFILIYILVERKLKNL; this is encoded by the coding sequence ATGCTCGAAAGTTTAGCCATTGGCATCGTATTTATTTTGTATGGTTTGGTCCTCTTTTTGCTTCCGCCTAAAAGTTCCAAGAGCATTTATGCTTATAAAACTACGTCATCTCTCAAAAATGAACGAAACTTTAAAGTTGCCAATGCCTATGTCAGTTTGCTGCTGATGATCTTTGGGGTCATCCTGCTGCTGATCGCCAGGCTTACCGGCCATTTCATGACCACCGGTATTGCAACCGTGATCGTCTTTATCCTAATATACATACTCGTTGAACGAAAACTAAAAAACCTGTAA
- a CDS encoding methylthioribulose 1-phosphate dehydratase → MAFSDIQLEQKQAALRDLRGIKELFASRNWFPGTSGNLSVRVGEFNPEQFYFAVTASGKDKSVHTPEDYLFVDQNGVPCEATGLKPSAETLIHCEIYRKTGCGAIFHVHTIDNNLISDWYGEQGYVPAQGIELIKAFNIWDEDAAIRIPILPNYADIPRIAELVPDALDPAVPGILLRNHGIYAWGKNAFEAKKHLEAFEFIFEYSYRRLLLNAAGSKVN, encoded by the coding sequence GTGGCATTTTCAGATATCCAGCTTGAACAGAAACAGGCTGCCCTGCGGGATCTTAGAGGAATTAAGGAACTGTTTGCTTCTAGAAACTGGTTCCCGGGTACCAGCGGTAATCTATCTGTCCGTGTTGGCGAGTTCAACCCAGAGCAGTTTTATTTTGCGGTGACAGCCAGTGGTAAAGACAAGTCGGTACATACGCCCGAAGATTATCTTTTTGTGGATCAGAACGGCGTACCTTGTGAAGCCACCGGATTAAAGCCTAGTGCGGAAACTTTGATACACTGCGAAATTTATCGCAAAACCGGTTGCGGCGCCATTTTCCATGTGCACACCATCGATAACAATCTGATCAGCGACTGGTATGGTGAACAAGGCTATGTCCCTGCCCAAGGAATCGAGCTGATCAAGGCCTTTAACATTTGGGATGAGGACGCGGCGATTCGCATTCCGATCCTGCCGAACTATGCAGACATTCCGCGGATTGCGGAACTCGTTCCGGATGCGCTTGATCCGGCGGTACCCGGCATTTTGCTGCGCAACCACGGCATCTATGCCTGGGGCAAAAACGCGTTCGAAGCAAAGAAACATCTGGAGGCTTTTGAGTTTATATTCGAATACTCCTACCGTCGTCTGCTCTTGAATGCAGCCGGTTCCAAGGTGAATTAA
- a CDS encoding 2-hydroxy-3-keto-5-methylthiopentenyl-1-phosphate phosphatase produces MTSGEKQPIIFCDFDGTITNTDNIVAIMKHFKPEGFESIMQDTLDRTISIREGVGRMFALFPSSMREEITDYVLSHAGIREGFSAFLDYLKSEHIEFYVTSGGIDFFVDPLLRPFGIPADHIFCNGSNFEGAHIEITWPHPCKESCQNDCGMCKVTVMDRFPTDRYYRILIGDSLTDFEGAKQADLVYSRSSLTEQCKKLGVHHVPFETFTDIQNDMRDKFKQEVL; encoded by the coding sequence ATGACATCTGGAGAGAAACAGCCGATCATTTTTTGCGATTTCGACGGAACCATCACGAACACCGATAATATTGTAGCCATCATGAAGCACTTCAAGCCGGAAGGCTTTGAGTCGATCATGCAGGATACACTAGACCGCACTATTTCTATACGGGAAGGCGTAGGCCGCATGTTCGCCCTCTTCCCTTCCTCCATGAGAGAAGAAATTACCGATTATGTTCTAAGCCATGCAGGGATTCGGGAAGGCTTCAGTGCATTCCTGGATTATTTAAAATCCGAACATATTGAATTTTACGTTACAAGTGGCGGCATCGATTTTTTTGTCGATCCTCTGTTGAGGCCCTTTGGCATTCCTGCAGACCATATCTTCTGCAACGGCTCCAATTTCGAAGGTGCTCACATCGAGATAACTTGGCCTCATCCTTGCAAGGAATCCTGCCAGAACGACTGCGGCATGTGCAAGGTTACGGTGATGGACCGTTTTCCGACCGATCGGTATTACCGGATTCTGATCGGGGACAGCCTTACCGACTTCGAAGGCGCCAAACAGGCGGATCTGGTTTATTCCCGTTCCTCGCTCACTGAGCAGTGCAAGAAGCTTGGCGTTCATCATGTACCCTTCGAGACATTTACCGATATTCAGAACGACATGAGAGACAAGTTTAAACAGGAGGTGCTGTAA
- a CDS encoding 2,3-diketo-5-methylthiopentyl-1-phosphate enolase has product MSRCIATYRIYDDQADFRKKATSIAVGMTVGSWTELPQAKREAMQKHLGEVVDIQVHEGWEPGSRYADVSIAYPDINFSRDIPALLVTVFGKISMDGRIKLTSLDLSPDFLSAFPGPKYGIDGIRDLLGVHDRPLLMSIFKSVIGLNADELRAQFIRQALGGVDLIKDDEILFENDLTPIEKRVSMCIQAAADVEQQTGKKLLYAANLTGRTSQLREQALRAIDAGANALLFNVLSYGYDVLHELSSDPDIIVPIAAHPALAGAIYPSPYYGITAPVLLGQLMRIAGADLVLFPSPYGSVTMPREENLAIRDELHSAKLGVKRSMPVPSAGIHPGLVPRIIRDFGTDVVVNAGGGIHGHPMGTEAGGKAFVQAIEATMKSVPLAHFAEEHEELKAALDIWGGEV; this is encoded by the coding sequence ATGAGCCGCTGTATCGCAACGTACCGAATCTATGACGACCAGGCGGATTTTCGTAAGAAAGCGACTTCCATCGCCGTTGGCATGACGGTTGGCAGCTGGACCGAGCTGCCGCAAGCCAAGCGTGAAGCGATGCAGAAGCATCTTGGCGAAGTGGTTGACATTCAGGTTCACGAGGGCTGGGAGCCAGGCAGTCGTTATGCGGATGTCAGCATTGCTTATCCGGATATTAATTTCAGCCGGGATATTCCTGCCCTACTGGTGACGGTATTCGGCAAAATTTCCATGGACGGACGCATTAAACTGACATCCCTGGATTTGTCTCCCGACTTCCTGAGTGCGTTTCCCGGACCGAAGTATGGCATCGACGGTATTCGCGATCTTCTTGGCGTCCATGACCGTCCGCTGCTCATGAGCATCTTCAAATCGGTGATCGGACTGAATGCGGACGAGCTTAGAGCCCAATTTATCCGTCAGGCGCTTGGTGGCGTGGATCTCATCAAAGATGATGAAATCCTGTTCGAGAACGACCTCACCCCGATTGAAAAACGGGTAAGCATGTGCATCCAGGCGGCTGCTGACGTTGAACAACAAACTGGCAAAAAGCTGCTCTATGCAGCCAATCTAACCGGCCGGACGTCACAGCTGCGTGAGCAAGCGCTGCGCGCTATTGATGCTGGCGCTAACGCCCTGCTCTTTAACGTGCTGTCCTATGGGTATGACGTTTTGCACGAGCTAAGCAGCGATCCGGATATCATCGTGCCTATCGCGGCTCATCCTGCACTTGCCGGCGCCATTTATCCTTCTCCATACTATGGAATAACGGCTCCGGTGCTGCTCGGCCAGCTGATGCGGATTGCCGGCGCGGATCTGGTGCTCTTCCCTTCTCCTTACGGATCTGTAACGATGCCAAGAGAAGAGAATCTGGCCATACGCGACGAGCTGCATAGCGCTAAACTTGGCGTGAAACGAAGCATGCCGGTACCATCCGCAGGAATTCATCCGGGACTCGTTCCACGCATTATCCGGGACTTCGGCACCGATGTGGTCGTTAACGCAGGCGGTGGAATCCACGGGCATCCAATGGGAACCGAAGCTGGCGGCAAAGCCTTTGTACAAGCGATTGAGGCAACGATGAAATCCGTGCCGCTCGCTCACTTTGCCGAAGAACACGAAGAGTTGAAAGCCGCACTGGACATCTGGGGAGGAGAAGTATGA
- the proC gene encoding pyrroline-5-carboxylate reductase, with the protein MCQSPQNRPLIDKAITFYGAGSMAEAIVRGLVSRSVVLPENITMLNRSNVQRLQELSERYGVQINNDDAAKIEILKTSPVIVLAMKPKDAAKALKELGPKLSSDQLIISVIAGLSIYTTQTLLGNRQPIARTMPNTSASIGLGSTGIAFSKEISEEQRQLVMTLFEAVGNVTVIEEEKMDILTGISGSGPAYFYYMMEAMTAAGIRGGLTQEQSRELTLQTILGAARMVQQTGEQPSSLRAKITSPNGSTQAALETLDKGDFFETVIAAVNRCAERSKEMGAMLKEQIS; encoded by the coding sequence ATGTGCCAATCCCCGCAGAACCGACCTTTAATAGATAAAGCAATTACCTTCTACGGCGCCGGCTCGATGGCCGAAGCGATCGTACGAGGATTAGTGAGCCGTTCTGTCGTGCTTCCGGAGAATATTACGATGCTCAACCGAAGCAATGTTCAGCGCCTTCAGGAACTGAGTGAGCGGTACGGCGTCCAGATCAACAATGACGATGCCGCTAAAATCGAAATTCTAAAAACTTCGCCGGTGATCGTGCTTGCCATGAAACCGAAGGATGCTGCTAAAGCGCTGAAAGAACTGGGACCGAAGCTCTCAAGCGATCAATTAATTATCTCCGTAATCGCCGGATTATCGATTTATACGACACAGACGCTGCTTGGAAACCGTCAACCCATTGCACGCACAATGCCGAATACATCTGCCTCAATCGGACTTGGTTCCACAGGAATCGCGTTCTCGAAGGAAATCAGCGAAGAACAGCGCCAACTGGTCATGACTTTGTTCGAAGCTGTTGGTAATGTAACGGTCATTGAAGAAGAGAAGATGGATATCCTGACCGGTATATCCGGTAGTGGACCGGCTTACTTCTATTACATGATGGAAGCCATGACTGCCGCGGGGATCCGCGGCGGCCTGACGCAGGAGCAAAGTCGCGAGTTGACGCTCCAAACCATTCTGGGCGCGGCCCGGATGGTGCAGCAGACCGGAGAACAGCCTTCATCGCTTCGCGCGAAAATCACATCGCCGAACGGTTCAACACAAGCGGCCCTCGAAACGCTCGACAAAGGCGATTTCTTCGAAACCGTCATTGCCGCCGTAAACCGCTGCGCTGAGCGCTCCAAAGAAATGGGCGCCATGCTGAAGGAGCAGATCTCATGA
- a CDS encoding glutamate-5-semialdehyde dehydrogenase, whose product MSEVRNKAQLAKQAAFRLGRLSTEEKNQALLIMADALIQRTADIMEANAEDLRRGKELGTSASLLDRLALNEARIEDIAEGLRQIVKLPDPIGDTLETIDRPNGLNIVKKRVPLGVIGIIYEARPNVTVDAGGLCLKTGNAVVLRGGSSALSSNRKIIEVLHEAMERTTLPKDALQLIEDPNRSSVDEMLKLNGLLDVIIPRGGSSLIQNVVMNATVPVIETGAGICHTYLDVSAAPDMAAAISINAKVQRPSVCNSMETLLVHADYAKSHLTALAEAFRERNVELRGCQRTLDYVPWAAKATSDDYATEYNDYILNLKIVDHLDEAIEHISIYGTKHSECIVTENKDHAQRFLQEVDAAAVYHNASTRFTDGFEFGFGAEIGISTQKLHARGPMGLPALTSSKYVIIGSGQIRE is encoded by the coding sequence ATGAGTGAGGTACGCAACAAAGCACAACTCGCCAAGCAGGCAGCATTTCGTCTTGGCAGACTGAGCACGGAGGAGAAAAACCAGGCTTTGCTGATCATGGCAGACGCCCTGATCCAGCGGACAGCAGATATCATGGAAGCGAACGCGGAGGATCTTCGCCGTGGGAAAGAGCTCGGCACCTCTGCCTCCCTGCTGGACCGGCTGGCACTGAATGAAGCTCGAATCGAGGACATTGCCGAAGGATTGCGCCAAATCGTTAAGCTGCCGGACCCGATCGGCGACACCCTGGAAACGATCGACCGCCCGAACGGTCTGAACATCGTCAAGAAGCGCGTTCCCCTTGGTGTGATTGGCATCATTTATGAAGCACGTCCCAACGTGACCGTTGATGCAGGCGGGCTATGCTTGAAGACGGGCAATGCGGTCGTGCTGCGCGGTGGTTCATCCGCCCTCTCCTCCAACCGCAAAATTATCGAGGTGCTTCACGAAGCTATGGAGCGCACCACACTGCCTAAAGATGCGCTACAGCTTATCGAGGATCCGAACCGTTCCTCCGTGGATGAAATGCTGAAGCTCAACGGACTGCTGGATGTCATCATCCCGCGCGGTGGCAGCTCGCTGATCCAGAATGTTGTGATGAACGCCACGGTACCAGTCATCGAAACCGGAGCAGGGATATGCCATACCTATCTGGATGTTTCGGCAGCCCCGGACATGGCGGCCGCCATCAGTATCAATGCCAAGGTGCAGCGCCCTTCGGTCTGCAATTCCATGGAAACCCTGCTCGTCCATGCGGATTATGCCAAATCGCATTTGACTGCGCTGGCCGAAGCATTCCGTGAGCGTAATGTCGAGCTGCGCGGATGCCAGCGTACCCTGGATTACGTTCCGTGGGCTGCAAAAGCCACGTCTGATGATTACGCTACCGAGTATAACGACTATATTTTGAACCTTAAAATTGTAGATCACCTGGATGAGGCCATTGAGCATATTTCGATTTATGGCACCAAGCATTCGGAATGTATCGTTACGGAGAATAAGGATCATGCGCAGCGCTTCTTGCAGGAAGTAGACGCAGCCGCTGTCTATCATAACGCATCGACCCGCTTCACCGATGGCTTTGAATTTGGCTTCGGCGCCGAAATCGGGATCAGTACCCAGAAGCTGCATGCCCGAGGACCTATGGGGTTACCCGCGCTTACTTCCTCCAAATATGTTATTATCGGTAGTGGTCAAATACGCGAATAA
- the proB gene encoding glutamate 5-kinase: MLSRIVVKIGSSSLTTDEGGLNLDSVAFFAGELAALRKAGHEVLLVTSGAVAAGFREIGYESRPKLLHEKQASAALGQALLMLVYQNALASHQLKAAQILLTRTDFANRKRMNNANMTITELLKQGVIPIINENDTVSIDELKFGDNDTLSALVANLVRAQQLIILTDTDGLYTADPRKSPNATKYEEIDEITGEIYSMAGGAGSSVGTGGMRSKIDAAKIATRGGVPVFIGKANETGDLLKAFKHAGKGTYFATHLSSLPMKKQWLGFMSSPLGRIVVDPGAETALIHGGHSLLPVGIKRIEGSFHAGDVVEVVNMNNETLGRGIVNYDEDQLQAVLGMPSSKVIGIIGEIHRLEVIHRDEWITLK, translated from the coding sequence ATGCTATCCCGCATCGTCGTAAAAATTGGAAGCAGCTCCCTGACGACAGATGAAGGCGGACTTAATCTTGATTCTGTCGCCTTCTTTGCCGGAGAACTTGCCGCGCTCCGCAAGGCTGGTCATGAGGTTCTGCTCGTAACATCCGGCGCCGTCGCAGCAGGCTTTCGGGAGATCGGCTACGAGAGTAGACCCAAGCTACTGCATGAGAAGCAAGCATCAGCAGCCCTTGGCCAAGCGCTGCTGATGCTTGTATACCAGAATGCGCTGGCCTCCCATCAATTGAAGGCCGCGCAAATTCTGTTAACGAGAACGGACTTCGCGAACCGCAAACGCATGAATAATGCCAACATGACGATTACGGAGCTTCTGAAGCAAGGCGTTATTCCGATTATTAATGAGAATGATACCGTTTCGATTGACGAACTGAAATTTGGTGATAACGATACGTTATCCGCGCTGGTAGCGAACTTGGTCCGCGCCCAGCAATTAATCATCCTGACCGATACGGACGGTTTGTACACGGCTGATCCACGCAAGTCGCCGAATGCAACAAAATATGAGGAAATTGATGAAATCACGGGTGAGATTTACAGCATGGCAGGAGGCGCTGGCTCCAGCGTAGGTACAGGCGGTATGCGATCAAAAATCGATGCTGCCAAAATCGCCACCCGCGGCGGTGTCCCCGTCTTCATCGGAAAAGCCAACGAGACCGGGGATTTGCTTAAGGCGTTTAAGCATGCAGGCAAAGGAACTTATTTTGCCACCCACCTCTCCTCCCTGCCGATGAAAAAGCAATGGCTCGGCTTTATGTCCTCGCCGTTAGGCCGGATCGTTGTTGATCCGGGCGCCGAGACAGCGCTGATTCATGGAGGTCACAGCCTCCTTCCCGTTGGCATTAAACGGATCGAAGGCAGCTTCCATGCAGGGGACGTGGTGGAAGTCGTTAATATGAACAACGAAACGCTCGGCAGAGGGATCGTCAATTACGATGAGGACCAGCTGCAGGCCGTGCTCGGAATGCCAAGCAGTAAAGTGATCGGCATCATCGGGGAAATCCATCGACTTGAGGTCATTCACCGCGACGAATGGATCACGTTAAAATAA
- a CDS encoding pyridoxal phosphate-dependent aminotransferase has translation MNKKLNEFQIEPAEIMSQLPTQFFATLVSKVNRQVAQGLDVINLGQGNPDQPTPSHIISSLKEAADNPQFHKYSPFTGFSFLKEAIAHRYKEDYNVDLDPETEVAILFGGKTGLVQLPQVLLNPGDVCLVPDPGYPDYWSGVALARAQMKFMPLTAANRFLPDYGAISSADRAKAKLMFLNYPNNPTSAVAPLSFYEDTVAFAAEHGIVVASDFAYGAIGFDGDRPVSFLQAEGAREVGVEFYTLSKTYNMAGWRVGFALGNKKIISLINMLQDHIYVSLFGGIQAAAATALTSSQNCVEELVARYQSRRDTFYGALSEIGWEAQKPAGSFFSWLPVPKGFTSVSFADLLLEEAKVAVAPGVGFGDHGEGYVRVGLLSSEERMREAASRIGKLNLFG, from the coding sequence ATGAACAAAAAATTAAACGAATTCCAAATAGAGCCGGCCGAGATCATGTCCCAGCTGCCCACGCAATTTTTCGCGACCTTGGTCTCCAAGGTAAACCGCCAAGTGGCGCAGGGACTCGATGTAATCAATCTGGGGCAGGGAAATCCCGATCAGCCCACACCGTCTCATATCATATCCAGCTTGAAAGAAGCGGCCGACAATCCGCAGTTTCACAAATATTCGCCTTTTACCGGCTTTTCCTTCCTTAAAGAAGCCATTGCGCATCGATATAAGGAAGACTACAATGTTGATCTCGATCCGGAGACAGAGGTAGCGATCCTGTTTGGAGGAAAAACAGGTCTCGTACAGCTGCCGCAAGTGCTTCTGAACCCGGGCGATGTATGTCTTGTCCCGGACCCCGGTTATCCGGATTACTGGTCAGGCGTTGCACTGGCCCGTGCCCAAATGAAATTCATGCCGTTAACCGCAGCTAACCGGTTTCTTCCCGACTATGGTGCGATCTCATCTGCAGACCGAGCAAAAGCGAAGCTGATGTTCCTGAATTACCCGAATAATCCGACATCCGCCGTCGCTCCCCTGTCCTTCTACGAGGATACGGTGGCATTCGCCGCCGAACACGGGATCGTGGTAGCCAGTGATTTTGCTTATGGAGCGATTGGGTTTGATGGTGATCGTCCAGTCAGCTTTTTGCAGGCAGAAGGCGCCAGAGAAGTTGGCGTAGAATTCTACACCCTCTCCAAAACCTATAATATGGCCGGATGGCGTGTTGGCTTTGCCCTAGGGAACAAAAAAATCATCTCGCTGATCAATATGCTGCAGGACCACATCTACGTCAGCCTGTTCGGCGGCATTCAGGCTGCAGCGGCCACTGCTCTCACATCTTCGCAAAACTGCGTTGAAGAGCTGGTGGCACGCTACCAATCGAGAAGAGACACATTCTATGGCGCCCTGTCCGAAATCGGCTGGGAAGCCCAAAAACCAGCAGGCTCCTTCTTTAGCTGGCTGCCCGTCCCGAAGGGCTTTACCTCGGTATCTTTTGCCGACCTGCTGCTTGAGGAGGCCAAGGTGGCTGTTGCGCCTGGTGTCGGCTTTGGCGATCACGGCGAAGGATATGTCCGCGTCGGCCTGTTAAGCAGCGAAGAACGAATGCGGGAAGCCGCCTCCCGAATCGGCAAGCTGAACCTGTTCGGTTAA
- a CDS encoding carbon-nitrogen family hydrolase: MTREAKAQLNIALIQADIEIGNVNTNMNKMLGMMEQAAAADMKPDVIVLPEVWNTGYALDRIQELADPMGQETSRMLSEFARKHRIQIVGGSVAERIEDRIYNTMYVFNRSGEQIAKYSKIHLFRLMDEEKHLQAGQHTVTFELEQLKAGASICYDIRFPELSRTLALSGAQVLFVPAEWPHPRLHHWRTLLMARAIENQMYVVACNRVGTSGETDFFGHSMIIDPWGEVIAEGDEQEMILTGTLDCRLTDEVRGRIPVFEDRRPNLYFQ, from the coding sequence ATGACTAGAGAAGCAAAGGCTCAATTGAATATCGCACTTATCCAAGCTGATATTGAAATAGGAAACGTGAATACTAATATGAATAAAATGCTCGGCATGATGGAGCAGGCCGCAGCGGCTGATATGAAGCCGGACGTCATAGTACTACCGGAAGTGTGGAATACGGGGTATGCGCTGGACCGGATTCAAGAGCTTGCCGATCCCATGGGGCAGGAAACCTCGCGGATGCTGAGTGAATTTGCGCGAAAACACCGCATCCAAATCGTTGGCGGATCTGTAGCCGAACGAATCGAAGATCGGATTTATAACACCATGTATGTGTTTAACCGGAGCGGGGAGCAGATCGCCAAATACTCTAAAATTCACTTGTTCCGTCTGATGGATGAAGAGAAGCATTTGCAAGCCGGACAGCATACCGTAACCTTTGAGCTGGAACAATTGAAAGCGGGCGCGTCCATCTGTTACGATATACGGTTCCCGGAGCTGTCCCGCACCCTTGCACTCAGCGGCGCTCAAGTGCTGTTTGTGCCTGCGGAGTGGCCGCACCCGCGGCTGCATCATTGGAGAACGCTGCTCATGGCCAGAGCGATCGAGAACCAAATGTATGTCGTTGCGTGCAATCGAGTAGGAACCAGCGGAGAAACGGACTTTTTCGGTCACTCCATGATCATCGATCCGTGGGGTGAGGTCATTGCCGAAGGGGATGAGCAGGAAATGATCCTGACCGGTACGCTGGATTGCCGTCTTACGGATGAAGTCAGAGGACGTATTCCGGTTTTTGAAGACCGTCGTCCGAATTTGTATTTTCAATAA
- a CDS encoding LysR family transcriptional regulator, giving the protein MELRQLQYTLQIAADKNFSRAAEKLHIAQPSLSQQLSKLEKELGVLLFQRNTSNVELTHAGASFVEHAQKIMDAVEQLKQEMSDISQLRKGKVVVGSMPITGSHLLPRVLPAFKKGYPDIEITLLEDSSMNLEKLTASGKADLSLLALPLSEPSLSWIPIGEEMIDLAVPPQHPLAQRAASDPVRPITIDEIRNEAFVVLKKGQGFRKLTFDICREAGFEPNVVFESNNIETLQSLVATGMGITLVPRFIARAKRSEFIPVYLPLADPVPSRTLVVAYRNGRYLSKAADAFIDTFKQVMDKLVVESVQD; this is encoded by the coding sequence ATGGAACTGAGACAACTGCAATATACGCTGCAAATCGCGGCGGATAAAAATTTCTCCCGTGCCGCGGAGAAGCTTCATATCGCCCAGCCTTCCTTGAGCCAGCAGCTCTCCAAGCTGGAGAAAGAGCTCGGCGTGCTGCTGTTCCAGCGCAATACGAGCAACGTTGAGCTTACCCATGCCGGAGCCAGCTTTGTCGAGCATGCACAGAAGATTATGGACGCCGTCGAGCAGCTGAAACAGGAGATGTCGGACATCTCCCAGCTTCGTAAGGGCAAAGTCGTAGTCGGCAGCATGCCGATTACAGGTTCTCACCTGCTGCCACGGGTTTTGCCAGCCTTTAAAAAGGGATATCCGGATATTGAGATCACCTTGTTGGAAGACTCCTCCATGAACCTGGAGAAGCTGACGGCCAGCGGCAAGGCCGATCTTAGCCTCCTTGCGCTGCCGCTGTCCGAGCCTTCGCTGTCCTGGATTCCGATCGGTGAGGAAATGATCGATTTGGCCGTTCCTCCGCAGCATCCGCTTGCGCAGCGGGCAGCCTCTGATCCCGTTCGGCCCATTACGATCGACGAAATCCGGAACGAAGCATTTGTTGTCCTCAAAAAAGGACAGGGCTTCCGAAAGCTTACCTTTGATATATGTCGGGAGGCCGGCTTTGAACCGAACGTTGTCTTCGAGAGCAACAACATCGAGACGCTCCAATCTCTGGTCGCAACCGGAATGGGCATAACGCTGGTGCCTCGTTTTATCGCCCGTGCGAAACGCAGCGAGTTTATTCCGGTCTACTTGCCGCTCGCTGATCCGGTTCCGAGCCGTACGCTGGTCGTGGCTTACCGTAACGGCCGGTATCTGTCCAAAGCCGCGGATGCGTTCATTGATACGTTCAAGCAGGTTATGGACAAGCTGGTTGTGGAAAGCGTTCAAGATTAA
- the leuC gene encoding 3-isopropylmalate dehydratase large subunit, with amino-acid sequence MSKKTMFEKIWDNHVIHQEEGKPGILYIDLHLVHEVTSPQAFEGLRLSGRKVRRPELTFATMDHNVPTKDRFNITDPISKQQIDTLTKNCQDFGVTLYDLDTIDQGVVHVMGPELGLTHPGKTIVCGDSHTSTHGAFGALAFGIGTSEVEHVLATQCLQQAKAKTMEVRFVGRRNPGVTAKDMILGVIAKYGTDFATGYVIEYTGEAIRELSMEERMTVCNMSIEGGARAGMIAPDETTFEYLRGRQHVPQGEAFDAAVAAWKNLVTDEGAEFDVVVEFDVESLIPQVTWGTSPGMGTGISSTVPNPADFKTENERKAAEKALEYMALVPGTPISEIPIDYVFIGSCTNGRIEDLRAAAAVAKGHKVSSNVTAIVVPGSGRVKIQAEQEGLDKIFVEAGFEWREAGCSMCLAMNPDVLKPGQRCASTSNRNFEGRQGRGGRTHLVSPAMAAAAAVKGRFVDVRDWNFVAEEVVS; translated from the coding sequence ATGAGTAAGAAGACAATGTTCGAGAAAATTTGGGATAACCACGTTATTCATCAAGAAGAAGGTAAACCGGGTATTTTGTACATCGACTTGCATTTGGTTCACGAGGTAACTTCCCCGCAAGCATTTGAAGGTTTGCGTCTTAGCGGCCGTAAAGTACGCCGTCCTGAACTGACCTTCGCAACGATGGATCACAACGTGCCAACGAAAGACCGTTTTAACATTACGGATCCGATTTCGAAGCAGCAAATTGATACCCTGACCAAGAACTGTCAGGATTTTGGCGTTACCCTGTATGATCTCGATACGATTGATCAAGGCGTTGTGCACGTAATGGGGCCGGAACTTGGTTTAACGCATCCAGGCAAAACGATTGTGTGCGGAGACAGCCATACATCCACTCACGGTGCATTCGGCGCACTTGCGTTCGGTATCGGTACGAGCGAGGTTGAGCATGTGCTGGCAACCCAATGTTTGCAGCAGGCGAAAGCGAAGACCATGGAAGTGCGTTTTGTCGGTCGCCGCAATCCGGGCGTAACGGCTAAGGACATGATCCTTGGCGTGATCGCGAAATACGGTACTGATTTTGCAACAGGTTATGTTATTGAGTATACGGGTGAAGCGATCCGCGAACTGTCGATGGAAGAGCGCATGACCGTATGTAACATGTCCATCGAAGGGGGAGCCAGAGCGGGCATGATCGCTCCGGATGAAACGACGTTTGAATACTTGCGCGGACGTCAACATGTTCCGCAAGGTGAAGCTTTTGATGCTGCAGTAGCAGCTTGGAAAAACCTTGTCACAGACGAAGGAGCCGAGTTCGACGTGGTGGTCGAGTTCGATGTAGAATCTCTGATCCCACAAGTGACCTGGGGAACGAGTCCGGGAATGGGTACTGGCATTTCCTCAACGGTTCCTAACCCTGCGGATTTCAAGACCGAGAATGAGCGCAAGGCAGCGGAGAAAGCTCTGGAGTATATGGCCCTCGTGCCAGGGACTCCAATATCCGAGATTCCGATCGATTATGTCTTTATCGGTTCTTGCACGAATGGACGCATTGAAGATTTGCGTGCAGCAGCAGCTGTAGCGAAGGGACATAAAGTGTCCAGCAATGTAACGGCCATCGTTGTTCCAGGGTCAGGCCGAGTGAAGATCCAGGCTGAACAAGAAGGGCTCGACAAAATTTTTGTTGAAGCGGGTTTCGAATGGCGTGAAGCAGGCTGCAGTATGTGTCTCGCGATGAATCCGGATGTACTGAAGCCGGGCCAGCGCTGCGCATCCACATCCAATCGTAACTTCGAAGGACGCCAAGGCCGGGGCGGCAGAACGCATCTCGTATCGCCGGCTATGGCAGCGGCAGCTGCGGTTAAAGGGCGCTTCGTGGATGTACGTGACTGGAACTTTGTAGCCGAAGAAGTTGTGAGCTAA